The Dermacentor albipictus isolate Rhodes 1998 colony chromosome 2, USDA_Dalb.pri_finalv2, whole genome shotgun sequence genome has a segment encoding these proteins:
- the LOC135904258 gene encoding serine/arginine repetitive matrix protein 1-like produces the protein MRASSDSTLSDQGTSCSTRAAAQVSGRRPRGPAPFDEPASRGSRSPSPPTAPPNRRRFVGAHTATKGRRSRLSPQEVASQEEEPTHSRRLPLDQPEPRSRRTFAATVGFHGQRSLLRRSAWLQSVRWLDVPSADIRGRFQNRRTSPRRSGRHRQRVRRRSPSRRERRQDCGHVRNRELRRLAPRLASQSSRRRVSSPSILSRVPTVIRVEERSVPKATLYSAVFPCLVGIAFVELALARKMRALAARKEPTMRSPSARREAAPSTRAAC, from the exons ATGCGGGCTTCTTCAGACAGCACCCTGTCGGACCAAGGTACTTCGTGTTCGACGCGTGCTGCAGCGCAGGTTAGTGGCCGGCGCCCAAGGGGACCCGCGCCCTTTGACGAGCCCGCCTCGCGGGGCTCGCGTAGCCCTTCGCCTCCGACAGCGCCGCCGAACAGACGCCGCTTTGTCGGTGCGCACACCGCGACGAAAGGTCGCCGAAGCAGATTGTCCCCGCAAGAAGTCGCGTCGCAGGAGGAAGAACCGACGCACagcaggcggctccctctggacCAGCCGGAGCCTCGGAGCAGACGTACCTTCGCGGCCACCGTCGGTTTCCACGGCCAGAGATCGCTGCTGCGCCGGAGCGCCTGGCTCCAGAGCGTCAGGTGGCTGGACGTGCCGTCAGCCGACATCAGGGGACGATTCCAGAACAGACGCACCTCCCCGCGCCGTTCGGGACGGCACCGCCAGCGCGTGAGGCGTCGCTCGCCATCGCGCCGGGAACGCCGGCAGGACTGCGGGCACGTCCGGAACCGCGAACTCCGCCGCTTGGCGCCTAGACTCGCATCGCAGTCCAGCCGCAGACGC GTGTCCTCCCCGAGCATCCTGTCGAGGGTACCGACGGTGATTCGCGTCGAGGAGCGCTCCGTGCCCAAGGCGACGCTGTACTCGGCCGTGTTCCCGTGCCTGGTCGGGATCGCATTCGTCGAGCTGGCGCTGGCGCGCAAGATGCGAGCGCTCGCTGCTCGCAAGGAGCCCACTATGAGGAGCCCGTCTGCTCGACGGGAGGCTGCCCCGAGCACGCGCGCCGCCTGTTGA
- the LOC135904301 gene encoding uncharacterized protein — MRASSDSTLSDEGTSCSTRAAAQVRGRGPRGPAPFDEPASRGSRSPSPPTAPPNRRRFLGAHTATKGRRSRLSPQEVASQEEEPTHSRRLPLDQPEPRSRRTFVATVGFYGQRSLLRRNAWLESVRWLDLPSSDIRGRFQDGRTSPCRSGRHRQRVRRRSPSRRERRQDCGHVRNRELRRLAPRLASQSSRRRVSSPSILLRVPTVIRVEERSVPKATLYSAVFPCLVGIAFVELALARKMRALAARKEPTMRSPSARREAAPSTRAAC; from the exons ATGCGGGCTTCTTCGGACAGCACCCTGTCGGACGAAGGTACTTCGTGTTCGACGCGTGCTGCAGCGCAGGTTCGTGGCCGGGGCCCAAGGGGACCCGCGCCCTTTGACGAGCCCGCCTCGCGGGGCTCGCGTAGCCCTTCGCCTCCGACAGCGCCGCCGAACAGACGCCGCTTTCTCGGTGCGCACACCGCGACGAAAGGTCGCCGAAGCAGATTGTCCCCGCAAGAAGTCGCGTCGCAGGAGGAAGAACCGACGCACagcaggcggctccctctggacCAGCCGGAGCCACGGAGCAGACGTACCTTCGTGGCCACCGTCGGTTTCTACGGCCAGAGATCGCTACTGCGCCGGAACGCCTGGCTCGAGAGCGTCAGGTGGCTGGACCTGCCATCATCCGACATCAGGGGACGATTCCAGGACGGACGCACCTCCCCGTGCCGTTCGGGACGGCACCGCCAGCGCGTGAGGCGTCGCTCGCCATCGCGCCGGGAACGCCGGCAGGACTGCGGGCACGTCCGGAACCGCGAACTCCGCCGCTTGGCGCCTAGACTCGCATCGCAGTCCAGCCGCAGACGC GTGTCCTCCCCGAGCATCCTGTTGAGGGTACCGACAGTGATTCGCGTCGAGGAGCGCTCCGTGCCCAAGGCGACGCTGTACTCGGCCGTGTTCCCGTGCCTGGTCGGGATCGCATTCGTCGAGCTGGCGCTGGCGCGCAAGATGCGAGCGCTCGCTGCTCGCAAGGAGCCCACTATGAGGAGCCCGTCTGCTCGACGGGAGGCTGCCCCGAGCACGCGCGCCGCCTGTTGA